The nucleotide sequence AAGTCCGGCTGTGAAGGGGCCGGCATATGAAATGCTGGGCGGGCATCCGCGCATTCATCTTACGGATCCGCTTGATGTGACCGATCTGCACAACTTTTATCCGCACACCCATCTTATCCTGACTGATTCCGGCGGATTGCAGGAAGAGGCGCCGTCTTTCGGCGTTCCGGTGCTTGTGCTGCGGGATACGACGGAAAGGCCGGAAGGGGTAGATGCCGGCACCCTGGAGCTGGTCGGTACAGATGAGGAGCGCGTGTACGAGACATGTGCCGCGTTGCTGACCGATTCAACCCGGTATAAACGTATGAGCGAAGCCGCGAATCCTTATGGGGACGGTCGCGCATCCGAACGGATCGTACAGGCAATCCTGCATCATTTTGGAAGAGACAATAAGCGGCCAGCTCCGTTCACATCCTGTTCACATATTTCAAATTTATCAAATTGACAAATGTCATATGCCTTCGATACAATGGGTGAGGGCAAATTGCGGAGGTTTCCTATATGAAAGGCCAGAAGAGCCAAGACAACCCATGGAAGACACTGGGCTGGACGAGCCTGATCGGTCTGGAAGTGGCTGTTTGCATAACAGCCGGATATTTTGGAGGCGCTTTTCTAGGCAGCCGCACGGGAGAACCTGCGTGGAAAATTGTGGGGGTGCTGGTCGGTTTGGCTGTTGGTATCCTCAGCATCGTGCTGCTAATCAAGCGTTACCTGGAGGAAGCGAATGAATGACCTTTCGGCCCTGCTTAGAATCTTGCTCCGCGTCTATCTGATATGGCTTGCGGGTTGTCTGCTGATATGGGCGTTTCTGCCAGACACGAAGCCATTCATGGCCGGTTTGATTCTAGGATCCTCGATCAGTTTGATCAACGCCCAACTCCTGAATGTAAAGATTATCCAATTAACCCGCTTGGTATTGGAAAATCAAGCACGGCGTTTCAGCCTCGGCTATTTATCCAGAGCGAGCCTTGTGTTAATCGCCGTGATGGCAGCACTCAAGCTTGAGCAGTTTGAGGTGTTGGCGACCGCGATCGGCATTTTCTTCACTCCGGTTGCATCCTTTTTTATTGGCTTCATTTCCAATATAAACCACAAAAGCAATCGCTGACTTGAAAGGGGGGAGATGCAATGCACGAATTGCCCATATGGGAGATTGGTGGTCTGAACCTTGATTTATCGACAATTGGCACGACCATCGTTTCTGCCGTTATTGTCTTTATTCTGGCGCGCCTGGCAGTGAGAAATCTATCAGTTGAAAATCCTGGCAAGCTGCAAAATTTCATGGAATGGGTCGTGGAATTTGTACAGGGGATTGTGGCAAGCGCCATGCCTCTGAAGAAGGGGAAGGGCTTGATTGCGCTTGGCTTAACCTTGATTATGTTTATCTTTATATCCAACCTGCTCGGTCTGCCGTTCGCGGTTATTACAGACCACAAGGAGCCAGTAACATTGATGGGCTACGACTTGGTTTCGCAAGAAGCCATTGATCGGGCAAAAGAGAAGGGTAGCGATTATGCTCACGTGTTGTGGTGGAAGTCGCCGACGGCGGATTTGTCCGTTACACTAGGGATTGCCTTGATAGTTTTTGTGATTGTTCACTATTTAGGCTTTACGCGTAACCGGCACCATTATCTCAAACATTATTTCGAGCCTTATTGGTTCTTCTTCCCGCTGAATCTGATCAAGGAAATCTTTAAGCCGATCACGTTGGGGCTGCGTTTGTTCGCCAACATTTTCGCGGGTGAAATTCTGATCGCCACCATTATTATGGCGGGGGTGTTCGGGATTCCGATCATGATCGCTTGGCAGGGCTTCAGTATATTTATCGGTGCCATCCAGGCATTCCTGTTTACGATTTTGACGATGGTTTACATCGCACAGGCTTCTATACACGAGGAGCATTAAGATTGCTTTAGCTTGGCTGATCGCTTGCGGCAATAGCGGCAATCGGCTGAGATGATATACAACATACTTTTTCAAAAATAATGTGAATTCATTAAGGGAGGATATTACACAATGGAATTTTTGGCAGCAGCAATTGCGGTAGGTCTTGGCGCACTGGGCGCAGGTTTTGGTAACGGTATGATCGTGAGCAAGACGGTTGAAGGGATTTCCCGTCAGCCTGAGCTTCGCGGTACGCTGCAGACGACGATGTTTATCGGTGTTGGTATCGTCGAGGTTGTGCCTTTGATCGGCGTCGTATTGGCGTTCCTGATGTTCTTTGGCTAAACCGACACAATATCAAGTTTAGGCGGGGAAGGCCTAAGCCGTCCGCGCCTTCCTTTTGTTCTACTCCATCTGTACCATAGCCTTCGGAAGGGAGTGAAATTTGTATGCACCTCTATTGGGAATCGATAGTATTTGCGATCATCGCATTTGGTATCCTTTACTGGCTCTTGAATAAATACGCATTCGGTCCGCTCTTCTCGATTATGGAGAAGCGCAGGGAGAAGGTAGTAGGCGAACTGAGTGAAGCAGAGGCAAGCCGCAAGCAGGCTGAGCAATATTTGGCCGAGCAAAAGCAGGCGGTTGAGGATGCTCGCAAAGAAGCATACGAAATGCTTGAGCAGGCGAAAAAGACTAGCAGCAAGCAGGCAGAAGACATTCTTGCTCAGGCGAATGCCGAGGCGGCGCGCTTGAAGGAAGACGCCTTGAAGGAAATCGAGAACGAGAAGAATAAAGCTGTGGTTGCGCTTCGCAACGAAGTGAGCGCCATGTCCGTTCTGATTGCTTCCAAGATTATCGAGAAGCAAATCGACGAGAAATCGCAGGAAGAGCTCATTAACAAGTACCTCAAGGAAGTAGGAGGCAACGTATGAGCACGGTAGGGATTGCCGCGAAACGTTATGCGCGTGCATTGTTCGAGGCGGCTAGCGAGAGAGGCATTGTCGATCAAGTCAACCAGGAGCTCGAGACGGCTGTCAAGCTGATCACGGAAAACGAGGAGTACTGGAAGTTTCTTGAGCATCCGGGCATCTCGATGGAAGATAAGCTGTCCGTACTCAACCAAAGCTTGGAGAAGCATGTATCCGAATTGGTGCTGCACACACTGCAGCTGCTCGTGCAGAGACATCGCCAAAAAGCTATCCGTGCGGTGTGGGAACAGTTCGTCAAGATTGCGGGAGAAGCGTTGGGACAGGCGAGAGCCACTGTCACCAGCCCGGCCCGACTTTCTGATGACGAGCTGAGCAAAATTGCGGATGCGTTTGGAAAGCTGACAGGCAAAAAACTGCAAATCCAGCAGGTAGTCGAGCCTTCTTTGCTTGGCGGGGTCCAGGTGAGAATCGGCGACCGCGTTTATGACGGCAGCTTGAAAACCAAGTTAGCCGATATGGAAAAAACGATCATGCGTTCACAAGCACAATAAGGATAGGGGTGAGGTTCTTTGAGTATCCGACCTGAAGAAATCAGCACGCTGATTAAACAGCAGATTGAAAATTATAAATCCGATATCCAAGTTTCCGATGTCGGCACAGTCATCCAAGTCGGTGACGGTATTGCGCGCGCGCATGGGCTGGAGCAAGTTATGGCCGGCGAGCTGCTTGAATTTGCCAACGGCGTCATGGGGATGGCTTTGAACCTGGAAGAGGACAATGTCGGTATCGTTATCCTCGGACCATATACGGACATCCGTGAAGGCGACCAAGTCAAGCGCACAGGCCGCATCATGGAAGTGCCTGTAGGCGAAGCTCTGCTCGGTCGTGTCGTAAATGCGATCGGTCAGCCGGTAGACGGCAAGGGACCGGTCAATACAACCGAGTCGCGTCCTGTTGAAGCTCCTGCTCCGGGCGTAATCGACCGGAAATCCGTTCACGAACCGATGCAGACTGGCATCAAGGCGATCGACGCCATGATCCCGATCGGCCGCGGACAGCGGGAATTGATTATCGGTGACCGCCAGACCGGTAAGACATCTATCGCGATTGATACGATTTTGAATCAGAAGAACAACGATGTCATTTGTATTTATGTTGCGATCGGTCAGAAGCAATCCACAGTAGCAAACGTTGTAGAAACACTGAGACGCCAAGGCGCGCTCGACTATACAATCGTCGTGACAGCAAGCGCATCCGAGCCGGCACCGTTGCTGTTCCTGGCTCCATATGCAGGCTGCGCGATGGGCGAGTACTTCATGTACAAAGGCAAGCATGTCCTG is from Xylanibacillus composti and encodes:
- a CDS encoding AtpZ/AtpI family protein yields the protein MKGQKSQDNPWKTLGWTSLIGLEVAVCITAGYFGGAFLGSRTGEPAWKIVGVLVGLAVGILSIVLLIKRYLEEANE
- a CDS encoding ATP synthase subunit I, with protein sequence MNDLSALLRILLRVYLIWLAGCLLIWAFLPDTKPFMAGLILGSSISLINAQLLNVKIIQLTRLVLENQARRFSLGYLSRASLVLIAVMAALKLEQFEVLATAIGIFFTPVASFFIGFISNINHKSNR
- the atpB gene encoding F0F1 ATP synthase subunit A, giving the protein MHELPIWEIGGLNLDLSTIGTTIVSAVIVFILARLAVRNLSVENPGKLQNFMEWVVEFVQGIVASAMPLKKGKGLIALGLTLIMFIFISNLLGLPFAVITDHKEPVTLMGYDLVSQEAIDRAKEKGSDYAHVLWWKSPTADLSVTLGIALIVFVIVHYLGFTRNRHHYLKHYFEPYWFFFPLNLIKEIFKPITLGLRLFANIFAGEILIATIIMAGVFGIPIMIAWQGFSIFIGAIQAFLFTILTMVYIAQASIHEEH
- the atpE gene encoding F0F1 ATP synthase subunit C, translating into MEFLAAAIAVGLGALGAGFGNGMIVSKTVEGISRQPELRGTLQTTMFIGVGIVEVVPLIGVVLAFLMFFG
- the atpF gene encoding F0F1 ATP synthase subunit B encodes the protein MHLYWESIVFAIIAFGILYWLLNKYAFGPLFSIMEKRREKVVGELSEAEASRKQAEQYLAEQKQAVEDARKEAYEMLEQAKKTSSKQAEDILAQANAEAARLKEDALKEIENEKNKAVVALRNEVSAMSVLIASKIIEKQIDEKSQEELINKYLKEVGGNV
- a CDS encoding F0F1 ATP synthase subunit delta; translation: MSTVGIAAKRYARALFEAASERGIVDQVNQELETAVKLITENEEYWKFLEHPGISMEDKLSVLNQSLEKHVSELVLHTLQLLVQRHRQKAIRAVWEQFVKIAGEALGQARATVTSPARLSDDELSKIADAFGKLTGKKLQIQQVVEPSLLGGVQVRIGDRVYDGSLKTKLADMEKTIMRSQAQ
- the atpA gene encoding F0F1 ATP synthase subunit alpha, with protein sequence MSIRPEEISTLIKQQIENYKSDIQVSDVGTVIQVGDGIARAHGLEQVMAGELLEFANGVMGMALNLEEDNVGIVILGPYTDIREGDQVKRTGRIMEVPVGEALLGRVVNAIGQPVDGKGPVNTTESRPVEAPAPGVIDRKSVHEPMQTGIKAIDAMIPIGRGQRELIIGDRQTGKTSIAIDTILNQKNNDVICIYVAIGQKQSTVANVVETLRRQGALDYTIVVTASASEPAPLLFLAPYAGCAMGEYFMYKGKHVLIVYDDLTKQAAAYRELSLLLRRPPGREAYPGDVFYLHSRLLERAAKLNDDLGGGSITALPFIETQASDVSAYIPTNVISITDGQIFLESDLFYAGQRPAVNVGISVSRVGGAAQIKAMKKVAGTMKLDLAQYRELQAFAQFGSDLDKATQARLNRGARLMEILKQGVNEPLSVEKQVVSIYTATKGYLDDIEVSDVRRFEKELLDYIDSNEQGIYQSITDTKDLTKENEEALKNAIEKFKKGFAGSRA